In the Leishmania panamensis strain MHOM/PA/94/PSC-1 chromosome 30 sequence genome, one interval contains:
- a CDS encoding hypothetical protein (TriTrypDB/GeneDB-style sysID: LpmP.30.2260) → MMDWRTEAYRAIKAFDDALGRPPFPVEAPEDLVVKAQAVLATLANVVAAGKLKSLDGVDEVTTTLPILCASLREGTPNHTPCLYLYRPLLLAAAHVSSLSTYPISYLLRDAVQVLAPQEAPSPTGSSVKCAVTTTPTETSRKIDDSETEVENEVTLFTFMALTHSLTPMYMRRFLRSPPYEPSADGNRATRKEGKGSAKQKVVAPHKGDKKKAHLLSPPTSASGINGGGEVGGNTLAVPRALLHCMIGAALSDECRAVFESFVDNTPKFLACVAGDGDLARRILDVYAARIVPKLKPSSLLPCLDAPLLDYYVDVVAASQGAGHVTLLSSHEFREVPRRTWDAARFRRLACAAMSRTIGAEDAMASLLVYVYLYLTYCDFSWDKTPTAPPPSSPAAVEMGTAMSVTEAHLITAVCKASNAVLLADSAPSSSAFVSSVCVQLKTGALLVEGSAVPGALEPLQVFGNLLLTRPAAAALWRGGLVRELERETENADGIMATLTASASLLERSVLGVLEGILRDAPRPYQGVCSPSKRQQQESAKCGAAKSKRKQQSASGKGCSSSHINAVSGSPTSRQPGDTAEALPAPIPLSKLLSGCCTCLALTTLGATGAEASGSEGLSPVHSLRNQDGRALDCVVRAYDYLLQHQSQRLNAALWHNFNLFVTCGMWQWAMAASCSDTEGRAMAYLLSMRKLLSAPSTATVLTALTADTGSLLWMSPLLLSSYLSLPPTSNAVAEMLSQVLWGSPCRALWIAILRAAASGESVGAGAKATGPSPKTSPLMQELHPTSDTFLFGVLCSQWSHAVLADVAECVATATVGGGDCAALMTSLIRMRTSGACACEAVLPRTCVLTLECVPASLSQHGLQRLLDEVGRLQAQYLAREKSARQEEEAEGRRRILEQLQSIQALAEAHRAFCEAAGAKCAARADEHQQVQEELQRRRDARVARLRADAAALEHKRQVALETLRRKAVQARADADAARQRRFASCQRRLASEYRVSTFLEHLQLPLARVMEVRDALRTVADRITPDDLLEYLVSGKAKVPSDMLGEDDALDANDEADAKDAAANEGNASIYERQAEHQAAGTSSPRPRATGERRDFWADVMDGVSTTARTPPLDNQEGIYRQTTEMAPALAMTTADIMGAYSLHTQSFHARIAPLMDLFCYEGGDEFGHVPDALPILHLRVASRVWPASQVQLLGFADVREAFERMRDRGLVRIHDDVAQLTLLGFRYHYPFHNPEGMLAVHLRESQARVRMLVESRNELLRADNGSEEDNEDDSDIAAENGEKNDEDEASAHDREDRVLPEVEFGI, encoded by the coding sequence ATGATGGACTGGAGGACAGAGGCGTATCGGGCTATTAAAGCCTTTGATGACGCACTTGGACGCCCACCCTTCCCTGTTGAGGCCCCAGAGGACCTCGTCGTCAAGGCACAAGCAGTGCTGGCGACACTTGCCAACGTCGTCGCGGCCGGCAAGCTGAAGTCCCTCGACGGTGTGGACGAggtgacgacgacgttgCCCAttctctgcgcttctctcaGGGAGGGTACGCCGAACCACACGCCCTGTCTGTATCTTTATcgcccactgctgctggcagcCGCCCATGtcagctctctctccacctaTCCCATCTCGTACCTGCTGCGGGATGCAGTGCAGGTGCTTGCCCCTCAAGAGGCTCCCTCACCGACCGGCTCCTCTGTGAAGtgcgccgtcaccaccactccgACCGAAACGTCGAGGAAAATCGATGACTCTGagacagaggtggagaacGAAGTAACTCTCTTTACATTCATGGCGCTGACACACAGCTTGACACCGATGTACATGCGCCGCTTTCTTCGCTCACCGCCGTACGAGCCGTCTGCTGATGGGAACAGGGCGACGCGcaaggaagggaaaggtaGTGCGAAACAAAAAGTGGTCGCACCGCACAAGGGCGATAAGAAGAAAGCGCAtttgctctctccacctACCAGCGCGTCTGGTATCAATGGGGGAGGTGAAGTTGGTGGTAACACCTTGGCAGTTCCACGTGCCCTCCTGCACTGCATGATCGGTGCAGCGCTCTCCGACGAGTGCCGCGCCGTTTTCGAGTCCTTCGTTGACAACACACCCAAATTTCTGGCCTGCGTCGCCGGGGACGGAGACCTGGCGCGACGCATCTTGGATGTGTACGCGGCCCGCATTGTGCCGAAGCTGAAGCCGTCTTCCCTGCTTCCCTGCCTTGACGCGCCGTTGCTGGACTACTACGTGGACGTTGTCGCAGCCTCGCAGGGTGCCGGGCACGTTACTTTGCTTTCTAGCCACGAGTTCCGCGAAGTACCGCGTCGAACGTGGGACGCAGCGCGCTTTCGCCGACTTGCCTGCGCAGCAATGTCACGGACTATCGGAGCCGAGGACGCCATGGCGAGTTtgcttgtgtatgtgtatcTGTACCTCACGTACTGTGACTTCAGCTGGGATAAAACTCCCACCGCACCTCCCccgtcttctccagctgctgtaGAGATGGGGACAGCGATGTCGGTGACCGAAGCGCACTTGATCACTGCCGTCTGCAAAGCATCCAACGCAGTCTTACTCGCCGACAGTGCGCCATCATCAAGCGCGTTCGTGTcctcggtgtgtgtgcagtTAAAGACAGGTGCTCTTCTTGTGGAAGGGAGCGCCGTGCCAGGGGCACTGGAGCCTCTCCAGGTGTTTGGGAATCTACTCTTGACTCGaccggccgcagcggcactgtggcgaggaggacttgtgcgcgagctggagagggaaacagagaaCGCGGATGGGATAATGGCGACACTCACAGCATCAGCCTCATTGCTGGAGAGGAGCGTACTTGGCGTTCTTGAGGGTATTCTGAGGGATGCACCGAGACCATATCAAGGCGTCTGTTCACCCTCAAAGCGGCAACAACAAGAGTCAGCGAAGTGTGGCGCTGCGAAGTCCAagagaaagcagcagagcgcCAGCGGGAaaggctgcagcagctctcaCATCAATGCTGTATCAGGTTCACCGACTAGCAGACAGCCGGGTGACACAGCGGAAGCTTTGCCAGCCCCTATTCCTCTCTCAAAACTGCTTTCTGGGTGTTGTACCTGTCTTGCTTTGACAACGCTGGGGGCCACTGGCGCAGAAGCTTCAGGTAGTGAAGGCCTGAGTCCCGTGCACAGCTTGCGCAATCAAGACGGGCGTGCGCTTGACTGTGTTGTTCGTGCGTACGACTATCTTCTGCAGCACCAGTCGCAGCGCCTCAACGCCGCCCTGTGGCACAACTTTAACCTCTTCGTGACGTGCGGCATGTGGCAGTGGGCAATGGCAGCGTCGTGTAGCGACACCGAAGGTCGTGCCATGGCGTACCTGCTGTCAATGCGGAAGCTTCTGAGTGCACCATCGACAGCAACGGTGCTGACCGCTCTCACGGCGGACACGGGCAGTCTGTTGTGGATGtcgcctctcttgctctcttcatacctctctctgccacccACGTCGAATGCGGTTGCTGAGATGCTGTCGCAGGTGCTCTGGGGCTCTCCCTGTCGAGCGCTGTGGATAGCAATCTTGCGTGCCGCTGCAAGTGGAGAGAGCGTGGGTGCAGGGGCGAAGGCGACTGGGCCATCGCCAAAGACTTCGCCGTTGATGCAGGAGTTACACCCAACCTCTGACACCTTTTTGTTTGGTGTGCTCTGCAGTCAATGGAGTCACGCCGTGCTTGCCGACGTAGCGGAGTGCGTTGCGACCGCCACcgtgggcggcggcgactgcGCGGCGCTGATGACTAGCCTGATCCGCATGCGTACGTCAGGCGCATGTGCCTGTGAGGCAGTACTGCCACGAACGTGCGTCCTGACGCTCGAGTGCGTGCcagcctctctttcccagCACGGACTTCAGCGCTTACTGGACGAGGTAGGAAGGTTGCAGGCGCAGTACCTCGCCAGAGAGAAATCAGCaaggcaggaggaggaggcagagggccGCCGACGCATCCTGGAGCAACTGCAGAGCATTCAAGCTCTCGCTGAAGCTCATCGTGCTTTCTGCGAGGCCGCAGGTGCGAAGTGCGCCGCGAGGGCTGATGAGCACCAGCAGGTGCAAGAAGAACTCCAACGCCGACGTGATGCCCGTGTGGCTCGCCTCCGTGCggacgcagcggcactggAGCATAAACGACAGGTGGCACTTGAAACACTGCGGCGCAAAGCAGTGCAGGCTCGTGCAGATGCAGACGCCGCTCGTCAGCGGCGCTTTGCCTCCTGCCAGCGACGCCTGGCGAGCGAATACCGCGTGTCAACGTTCTTggagcacctgcagctgcctttGGCCCGTGTGATGGAGGTGCGGGACGCGCTGCGGACCGTTGCGGACCGTATTACCCCAGATGACCTCCTCGAGTATTTAGTCTCTGGAAAGGCGAAGGTGCCGTCGGACATGCTCGGCGAAGATGACGCTTTGGATGCCAACGATGAGGCTGACGCAAAGGACGCAGCTGCTAACGAGGGAAATGCTTCAATTTATGAACGTCAGGCAGAGCACCAAGCAGCAGGGACCTCATCACCGCGTCCCCGAGCCACCGGAGAGCGCCGCGACTTCTGGGCAGATGTCATGGACGGGGTCTCGACCACCGCAAGGACTCCTCCTCTAGATAATCAAGAAGGCATCTATCGCCAGACTACTGAAATGGCTCCAGCACTGGCGATGACAACGGCAGATATTATGGGCGCTTACTCGCTCCACACGCAGTCTTTTCACGCCCGTATTGCGCCGTTGATGGACCTCTTCTGCTACGAGGGTGGGGATGAGTTTGGCCATGTACCTGATGCACTCCCCAtccttcacctccgcgtGGCCTCTCGTGTGTGGCCGGCGTCGCAGGTGCAGTTACTTGGCTTTGCTGACGTACGTGAGGCCTTTGAGCGGATGAGGGACCGTGGCCTTGTTCGCATTCACGAcgacgtggcgcagctcaccCTTCTCGGCTTCCGCTACCACTACCCGTTTCACAACCCGGAAGGAATGCTGGCGGTACACCTGCGCGAATCTCAAGCGCGCGTAAGGATGCTGGTTGAGTCACGGAATGAATTACTACGCGCCGACAACGGCAGTGAGGAGGATAACGAGGATGATAGCGACATCGCCGCCGAAAatggagagaaaaacgacgaggatgaggcGAGTGCGCACGACAGGGAGGATCGAGTCCTGCCAGAGGTGGAATTCGGCATTTAG
- a CDS encoding hypothetical protein (TriTrypDB/GeneDB-style sysID: LpmP.30.2280) translates to MSLLNRLHGARWCPLRQQRRRCNGVRGVFAGATLGRGDLVLSVPLRYCYIIQCCSPHDLGRSSASSFETVKGMQHLRRCNRGVALFPEAWMWLQRFSADADTDHVSLSCTISCEAAPGSMSAVPTVMSLTLSPVEATLATCVALRYFYAHALHLSAAARVAHRIGPPPNVLSDHFIASLPFEDYLQWGLESLYSDASSAEAHLCLEQLSCNLRDAILTHATNAEFRFLDESPSLLDSVILTSLYLVRSRVLRMPLLSSVSSKPDSSCSVFAPGLDALNHCEASPAAAAVVSAAQRSVVVRALRHITRGEEITLDYRQTGGGNGERSPRCFQTGSLLGKDEICMDDDCAARYLIDVPK, encoded by the coding sequence ATGAGCCTCCTCAATCGGCTCCACGGCGCCCGCTGGTGCCCTTtgcggcaacagcgacggcggtgcaACGGTGTTCGTGGCGTATTTGCAGGTGCCACACTCGGCCGCGGTGACTTGGTACTGTCAGTACCGCTTCGCTACTGCTACATCATACAGTGTTGCTCTCCGCACGATCTCGGACGGTCTTCGGCCTCTTCGTTTGAGACTGTTAAGGGTATGCAAcatctgcgccgctgcaatCGTGGCGTGGCATTGTTTCCGGAGGCGTGGATGTGGCTGCAGAGGTTCTCCGCCGACGCCGACACCGACCACGTGTCTTTGAGCTGTACAATTTCGTGCGAAGCGGCGCCCGGGAGCATGTCTGCCGTCCCAACGGTGATGTCGCTTACCCTCTCACCGGTGGAGGCCACCCTTGCTACGTGCGTGGCTCTGCGCTACTTCTACGCCCACGCGCTCCACCTTtcagctgcggcacgcgTTGCCCATCGTATCGGGCCACCGCCAAACGTCTTGTCCGACCACTTTATTGCTAGTCTGCCGTTCGAAGACTACCTGCAGTGGGGCCTCGAGTCCCTCTACAGCGACGCCTCCTCTGCGGAGGCACATCTGTGTCTCGAACAGCTGTCCTGCAACCTGCGCGATGCCATCTTGACGCACGCCACCAACGCGGAGTTTCGCTTCCTCGACGAATCCCCCTCGTTGCTCGACTCGGTGATTCTAACAAGCCTGTACCTGGTGCGTTCCCGCGTACTGCGCATGCCGCTTCTTTCCAGCGTCTCGAGCAAGCCTGATAGCAGCTGTAGCGTGTTTGCGCCGGGGCTGGATGCACTGAATCACTGCGAGGCGTCAccagccgccgcggcggttgtgtcggcggcgcagcgctctGTGGTCGTGCGGGCGCTACGCCACATCACCCGCGGTGAGGAGATTACGCTCGACTATAGACAAACTGGTGGCGGCAATGGAGAGCGCTCGCCGCGTTGCTTTCAGACGGGTTCTCTCCTTGGCAAAGATGAAATATGTATGGACGATGACTGTGCGGCGCGCTACCTTATAGACGTGCCGAAGTGA
- a CDS encoding hypothetical protein (TriTrypDB/GeneDB-style sysID: LpmP.30.2270) — MHAKVLAPLAGSRIQAAHKFPQLRLQPTQHRLMTRRRQCNLPLRLFHPSSVDFAKRELEAGRIVEVRRDDSLLVALGFYEPHLQRVDVFDMTPSLASILPTINEDSFMARVYEAWERRRRIIPQTQSNTYRIINGYADSLPSLFVDVFSECFVRVVATSFGAERLVPPLLDFLSRRGAEEVLLDTPTLGDAARVSVITPTIPLPQMYVESGVSHLWLKPEMRMSSTDNIFLINPAHRRIRCMMRDVGRGKRVLTIYDRSGSAAMHAVMTAKHVTVAHREEASLQWARANLICNHSASAFKTCETVCCDPAELRVRHQQDVVYIECHPKFLSTSNQWVELVRSLANNKVIGVGTVLIVAQEEAPLGVHDLLPRRKAFYDGDEIKADQDLPMTRRPLADVLRNALEQCHLRLKFLRAFSVSWDYPLLPEAESASFSQVYLVEGPALEQVFRVSPSNGRTESIDTAL; from the coding sequence ATGCACGCAAAGGTTCTCGCGCCACTGGCAGGCAGCCGCATTCAGGCCGCCCATAAAttcccgcagctgcgcctgcaacCGACGCAGCACCGGCTCATGACACGGCGTCGGCAGTGCAATCTGCCACTACGTCTCTTTCATCCCAGTAGTGTCGACTTCGCCAAGCGCGAGCTGGAGGCCGGTCGGATTGTGGAGGTTCGCCGAGATGACAGCTTGCTGGTGGCTCTGGGCTTCTACGAGCCACATCTGCAGCGTGTAGACGTGTTTGACATGACACCGAGCCTGGCCTCAATTTTACCAACGATCAACGAGGACTCCTTTATGGCCCGCGTATACGAAGCGTgggagcggcgccggcgtATAATACCGCAGACACAGAGCAACACGTACCGCATCATTAATGGGTACGCGGACAGTTTGCCGTCCCTCTTCGTGGACGTTTTCTCGGAGTGCTTTGTGCGCGTCGTAGCAACGTCATTTGGGGCGGAGAGGCTCGTGCCGCCCCTCTTGGACTTTCTGTCTCGCCGTGGCGCTGAGGAGGTGCTCTTGGACACCCCAACCctcggcgatgcggcgcggGTGTCTGTCATCACACCCACCATCCCACTCCCTCAGATGTATGTGGAGAGCGGCGTGAGTCACCTTTGGCTGAAGCCCGAGATGCGGATGTCGTCGACAGACAACATCTTTCTCATCAACCCCGCCCATCGCCGCATCCGCTGCATGATGCGCGATGTCGGTAGGGGAAAACGCGTCCTCACGATCTACGACCGCAGCGGCTCGGCGGCGATGCACGCCGTGATGACGGCGAAGCACGTCACAGTCGCCCACCGCGAGGAGGCATCGCTGCAGTGGGCGCGGGCAAACCTCATATGCAACCACTCCGCATCCGCGTTCAAGACCTGTGAAACCGTCTGCTGCGATCCCGCCgagctgcgtgtgcggcacCAGCAAGACGTCGTATATATTGAGTGCCACCCCAAGTTTCTCAGTACCAGCAACCAGTGGGTGGAGCTCGTGCGTTCGCTCGCGAACAACAAAGTAATCGGCGTTGGAACAGTGCTTATCGTAGCTCAGGAAGAGGCGCCGCTTGGTGTCCATGACCTCTTGCCTCGTCGCAAGGCTTTCTATGATGGCGACGAGATCAAAGCCGACCAAGATCTCCCAATGACGCGCCGCCCTCTCGCCGATGTACTGCGCAACGCACTGGAGCAATGTCACTTGCGGCTCAAGTTTCTCCGcgccttctctgtctcctgGGACTACCCCTTGCTGCcggaggcggagagcgcCTCATTCTCGCAGGTGTATTTAGTGGAGGGCCCTGCGCTGGAGCAAGTTTTCCGCGTGTCACCTTCTAACGGCAGGACAGAGAGCATCGATACTGCCTTGTAG